TAAAACTATCCTTCATACGAACGTCGTTGAGTCCAGAGATCGTTCGTTTCCCGACTGATCTGACCAGAGTTTGCACGACGTAGCCGGAATAGCCGCCCGAGTCGTGCTGCCCGACGGTCGTCGGGTAGCCCACACTGTCGACGAGAAGTTCCGTTTCGATGCGGTCACAACGTTTCTCGGGTTCCGAAAGGGATGCGTCGGCAGAGCGCGACTCACCAGCACGAGCCCCGAACACACGTAAACCGTCTCGACCACGAGTGGTTCGGTGAATGCCACCGGTCGTAATCCCTTCGGCTACAATTGCCCTAGTGTTTAATCTCCCTGGATACGTCTGTCGTCCACGAACGACTGGACCGGATCCTGTCGATTCGTACGGAATCGCTACCGGGTTTTGAACCTCCCTTCGAATCGTTGCCAAGGACGAATGTCCGAATCGGTACTCGGATTCTGAGAGAGACGGTAGCGAACCCGCGCTCACCTCATCCTACATACCACTACAGGAAACCTTAATGTTCTCCGTCCAGATTCGTCCAGCATGAACGAAGAAGGCGACAACATCATCAAAACCACGGCAAGATCCCTCGACTTATTGAATGCAATAAAAGACAGTGGAGGGGCTACTGTAGCGGAGCTAGAAGCGCAAAGCGACCTGAATAGAAGCACGATATACAAACACCTCAATACGATGGTTGAGATGGGATATCTCACTACCAGAGGTGATGAATACTTCCCAGGCTACGAACTCTTTCACCTGGGTGAGTTCGTGAAGAAGCGCGTGGTCAACTATCGAAGGATCAAGCGTAAAACGGACGAACTGAAGGAGACGCTACCGGAGCAGGTCGAATACGGACTGGAATCGAACGGACTTATCGTCGGATATCTACCGTCCACGGAGTACGACTCGGGTCTGTTTCGGGACCTCACGGAGGATGGCAAGAAAAACGTCGTCGACTATGCGGGGAGCAAGGCCTTCATGCATTCCAATGCGCTGGGCAAAGCGCTATTAGCACAAAAGAGCGATGGGGAGATCGAGGAGATAATTGCGAGATATGGTCTTCCAGAACAGGCCAAGAAGACCGTCACATCACCCGACGAACTGTTTAGGGACATCGATGTGATCAGAGAGCAGGGGTACGCGACCACCGACGAAGAATGGGACAACGGGCTGAGAGAAGTCGGGATAGTCGTCGAACCCACAGAAGGGGTCGTGCTCGGTGGATTCAACGTGTTCGGACCGGTGTACAAGATCGACGACCGTCGGTTGAACGAGGAGCTGCCAAGAGTACTGAGAGAGTACGTGGCCGAGTTGGAGGAGGATATCGTCGAAGATTGGGAACAAAGCGAATGAGCTGCGGATTCGACTAGTGTCTTCCCGAGTTACTCCTATCTACCCGCTCTCATGGTCCGGTACGTCCTGATTCCGAATGGCGTGTTGCGGTGGAACGTCGATCGCGGGGCTTTCTTCGAAGAAGTTCGTCGGCTGGAGTTTGAAACTATAGACCTGAGCCGGAAGGATCGGCCAATCTTCCGGCCGTGTGACGTGGTTCATCCCGAGCGTATACCAGAGCACGATGTCTTCCTCTTCGAGGTTTCGGTCCGCTTCGGTCCATTCGGGAAGCCCGGCCCCACCAGGGTGTTGATTCGGGTAATCGCCGGCCGGGAAACGCTCGCTCTCCCGGAACGGCGTCGCCCAGAGATGATACTTGATGAACCCGGACCGTTTCATAACACTCGAATCGGACTTCATGGGTGCCTTGACGTTTCCGCTGGGCATCAAGCGATAGCTAGTCGGTCTGTTGAGCCGATTGGTTTCTTGTGCATTGACGATCTGCCAGTATCGGCCGTTCAAGGGATCGATCAGGTCTTTCGCTTCCCCCTCGGATGTGATCTTTTCACGATCGGCGTAGTACGCGTTTCCACCCGGGTTGAGTGTCTCCTCGTCTACCTCCCCCATCGGATCAAGTCCTTCGGGACCGCTCGGCACTGGCTGATTTTCGACCCGGTAGAGCGAGTTCGGCCCATCGTCGATGTTCATGTCGAGTCGGAAGTTGAAGAAGTGCTGGTGGATGGGGCCAGCGAGCTGTGGGGCTACGAGTTCTTTGTATCCGGACGGGTCCTCGTCGGCACCCACTGCGCTCACGCTGTTGATCCCGGTCAAACGAACTTCCACTTCGATCGAGGCGTCCTGATAGAAATACCAGTTGAAGATATAATCGTAGTTCCCGACGGCTGCAACGAACGAGACGACGAGCCGTCGCCGTCGTCTGACCTCGCTGGAGTCGGTACGCCAGTCACTCCGTTCCCAAAGCGTACCGTTGTCCTCTTCGTGGAGACAAATAGCGTTCTCCAAGATGTTTACCTCTCCGTTGACGGTGTTCATAGCGGCATCCCAATAATGCATTTCACCCAGGCAATCACATCCGTTCGAGAGGGATTTGGCGAGACGACCAATGTTGTACTCCCCGATATCCATCACTCCTTTGAAACGGTCGTTGACCTCCGGGTCGCCATAGGGAACGGACATCTCCGCACAGGAGGCCCTGTCGATGATCGACCGGACTTCACCCTCGTCTTCGTATCCGATGTTGTGGAGGACGAGTCCCTCACGTTGAGTCCAGCCGACCCGCATGTGCCAACCCTGCCACTCTAGCTTGCGACCGTTGACTTCCCAGCTAGGGCCGCCGGGCTGGTCGACGTTGTATGCAGTTACGTCGTCCCGGAACTCGACGTCGTCTTCCCGATAGGCCATTTCCTCGGGCGGGAACGGGCTATTGTCATCCGGTGGTCCATAGTCCACAACCTTCACGACGTCCATTCGATCCAGATCGACGAACGTGTGGAGTCCAGTAACCGGCCGTGAGTAGCCCTCGTCGCCGTCCTCCCCGCTCGACCGCAAGTACGTCAACCCATGTGCCAATCGCTTCGACCGGTCTACGTCTTCGGGTATGAACTCGTAGCCAGCCGCCCAGGGGTCGACCATACCGAGTCCGGGGTCTTCGACGCCCCGCTCTCTCAGGGCATCTCGCCATTCCTCATTGGATTTCACCGTCTCCTCACAGGCCACGAACTCCTCGATGGTGAGGGAGGGTTGAACCCCCTCCATGTGGTTCCAAGAATCGACCGAGTCCTCCGTGAGGGAGACTATCGCTTCGACCGTTTTGCGATCCGAGCTGTCACGGATGACGATGCGTGCTTTCCGCTCCGGTTCTTGGTTCTC
This window of the Halococcus hamelinensis 100A6 genome carries:
- a CDS encoding IclR family transcriptional regulator; protein product: MNEEGDNIIKTTARSLDLLNAIKDSGGATVAELEAQSDLNRSTIYKHLNTMVEMGYLTTRGDEYFPGYELFHLGEFVKKRVVNYRRIKRKTDELKETLPEQVEYGLESNGLIVGYLPSTEYDSGLFRDLTEDGKKNVVDYAGSKAFMHSNALGKALLAQKSDGEIEEIIARYGLPEQAKKTVTSPDELFRDIDVIREQGYATTDEEWDNGLREVGIVVEPTEGVVLGGFNVFGPVYKIDDRRLNEELPRVLREYVAELEEDIVEDWEQSE
- a CDS encoding primary-amine oxidase, which codes for MVQGQRSSEHHPLDPLTGEEIDGAVSILTGEKAIGEESRYIKIELSEPSKEALAAYENENQEPERKARIVIRDSSDRKTVEAIVSLTEDSVDSWNHMEGVQPSLTIEEFVACEETVKSNEEWRDALRERGVEDPGLGMVDPWAAGYEFIPEDVDRSKRLAHGLTYLRSSGEDGDEGYSRPVTGLHTFVDLDRMDVVKVVDYGPPDDNSPFPPEEMAYREDDVEFRDDVTAYNVDQPGGPSWEVNGRKLEWQGWHMRVGWTQREGLVLHNIGYEDEGEVRSIIDRASCAEMSVPYGDPEVNDRFKGVMDIGEYNIGRLAKSLSNGCDCLGEMHYWDAAMNTVNGEVNILENAICLHEEDNGTLWERSDWRTDSSEVRRRRRLVVSFVAAVGNYDYIFNWYFYQDASIEVEVRLTGINSVSAVGADEDPSGYKELVAPQLAGPIHQHFFNFRLDMNIDDGPNSLYRVENQPVPSGPEGLDPMGEVDEETLNPGGNAYYADREKITSEGEAKDLIDPLNGRYWQIVNAQETNRLNRPTSYRLMPSGNVKAPMKSDSSVMKRSGFIKYHLWATPFRESERFPAGDYPNQHPGGAGLPEWTEADRNLEEEDIVLWYTLGMNHVTRPEDWPILPAQVYSFKLQPTNFFEESPAIDVPPQHAIRNQDVPDHESG